The following nucleotide sequence is from Leptodactylus fuscus isolate aLepFus1 chromosome 10, aLepFus1.hap2, whole genome shotgun sequence.
AATTCTTACTATTATTAGGAAATATTCGTTCAGGGGAGGATGAAAGTCACGTTTTCCTGTTGTGTTTTGAGCGGCAATGCTACATTGTCTATGGGAGAATCACTTAACCCCTTCGTTCTGTATTAAATCATTAATTTCGTTAAAATAAACCAAAACCTGAAAATATTCTTTAAATTCGTTAGAAATGTGTTCTAGGAATATTAAGAACAGAAATCTATCTACAATGTATAATTCATTAGAAGTCATTCgttgtatataatatttatatatttattagtttATCAGATCTAGTTATTTTTTAATCCTAGATCCTAGTTAGATTTTATGAATATATTTTTAGGTATTTATAGATTTAATATTcgtatataataaatattatttattgctTCTTTTGCATAAATTCGTTACTTCCTTTATACCACGATAAGGCAGCCTTGTTGTTTCCCACTGATCCCTAGAGGAATCTCTATTGTTTGTGCAATTTGCATAATATTTCTTTCTTAAGATTGGGCCACACACTCCTTCCCCCTACACATCCCACTCAGCTACATCCAAGCAGACCCTCATTGACGAAGCTGCAGCTCACAATGCCTGGCACCCACCTGCAAGGGCAGCCTCATTGGTAAGAGGATGACTCCATCCACCCAGCTTTATCCCCATACATTCTGTATATAATCTTATTTATATTACTTTCCACATCTTCAGTGCTTTCATAGCATAATATATCTAAAATGCTAAAAATACTGATTTTCTGAAAGGTGCCGGAATCGATCCAATGACTGTGAGGCTCAAACAGCAACAATTGCTATTTACTTCACTTATTTTACTCCAGAAAAGAAAGAATTGTTTAGCGCTGGCACAAATAATGTGCTATACCCGCTCCCTCCACCAGGTGGCGCACGGGGTGAAATAAACTTTATCCGGATAGAAGGAgccaaatattttatttattgggTTCACGATGAATTAAACACATGTTCACACTGAGATCTAAGCAGAAGCCAAGGGATTGTGTTATATAGTCTAGTATCTACTAGtatctattgctatatattatatagatttttGTTATGATGGACTTTGTATAATATAGACTTCCATGTGGATCTGATGGAAAAGAGCAAAGTACTAATAAACCAGCAATGACCCGAAATATTTTGGTTTTGTACTTGTCTGGTAATGTTCAACAAGCCTAAGTAATATACTATAGCTTCAGATTTAGCTATAGTTTTGTATGGGTCTTATATTTTCAGGCATTGATGcagcagataataataataataataatagtaataataatagtaataataatatccttTATCTAGTTCTAGTCCTTCTGATACCCCCCAATATCACCTCATCTGCTATTATTTCCCCTTATATACAGATCTACATTATTATAAATTATTACCAGGAAATAATAAAATGtctctataatacagaatatTTGTAAGAACTAGTAATGTTATAGATgtgggtgtaatatatagagctCTATTGTACAAgtctagtatctctctatctatctatctatctatctatctatctatctatctatctcattctcATATTaactcatctctctcctctgtctATAGTATCCATATCTCATTTTCCattacatatatatctttatctaTCCATGCATGTTCTGTATCTATCTAACCatccactctatctatctatctatctatctatctatctatctatctatctatctctattcacCTATCCTATAGTATCCATCTACAATATATCTATTATATACTAAATACTTATAGTATCTACCCATCTAATATCCCTAATCTCCATCACATATATATctttatccatccatccatccatccatgttcTATATCCATCTAACCTTCCacccaaatagctctcttttctatctatctttccattcATCTACCTATAGTATCCCTCTACaatatctatattatatactatattaaatacttatagtatctatccatctaatatcCCTATTTcccatcacatatatatatataatcccatCTCTCTTATATTTATCATAATCGATCCAACTACATACAATATCTACCTACATTATCTCTCTATCCATCCAATATCTCTCATTTATATCCATCTACCTATTTTATCTATCCACCTACAGTATCTGTCCAGCAAATTTCTCATTTATGGCTACCCATCCTTCTACAACCCATCCATCTATCCACCTACAGTATCTATCCTTCTAATATCCCTacttccatctatccatccacctACAGTATCTAATATCtcaaatgtctatctatctatctatctatctatctatctatctatctatctatctatctatctcctacctacctatctatgtatctatctacacAATCTACTCATCCAATAGCTTTCTATCTGTAGTAACTCAAAATCCCATATCTGTAATTTATATCCATCTACACATAATATTTAACTATGCTATTTATTATTTCTATCCATCTTTCCAATCTACAGTGCATTTCTACCTATGTAATATCTCTCATTTCTATCCACTTACATACAGTATCTACCTATCCTAATATTTCTTATTGCCATCTGTCTATCTacctgctctatctatctatctatctatctatctatctatctatctatctatctatctatctatctatctatctatctatcgagtgTATTTCTACCCATGTAATATCTCTAATATCTCTATCTCTGCACCCCATACACTTCCATCCTCCACGTTACATGATGTAGGATAAGGTTTGCATGTTGCACaggatgctgggacttgtagtacttggAGCAGCCCCCTCCATTGTTCCCACACTGTGCAGCCTATGTGCTGGGGTTACTCAGGGACAGTATATTGCACCGGTAAAATTCAGGCTGTATACTTTGCATGCTGTGACGTAGAGACTGTCTATTTACATGATCGGATATACTTTCTGTGCCTGTGGCTGGAAATGTCGCAGCGCGGCTTCTTTCCAGCAGTCACTGGGATTCCGTGAGTGAGAAGTTGCGGTTATCGCAGCCTCTGCCAAGAGCACTGAGTAGGTTTATTACAGTACAGCCGCGGTTCTGTGATGTGCCGGAACTACAGCTATATATGGGCGGGGGAGGGGCTATCTGGGCCGGATCCTGGCCTTATTAGGTGTGGACCGGAATCCGCCTGTGCAGAGGATGCCgtgcagtgtgaatgcagcccttAAACACAGCATTCTAACCAGCCGGTACCGGGACAAATAACGCAGCGGCCGGTTAGTCGCGTACACACTGCCCGCTCCGTGCACTCTGACAAGCGGCTCCATTCATCGCGCCAGTGCAGCACAGGCCACGCCCACTTCTCCATTCATAGAACGGCAAATCCCGTGATGTCACGCCCGAGGCGGGGCAACCCTTCCCTGTTCCTGTCCATATATGGTCCGTGACGTCACGGGCATTCACAGCTCCAGAATAAATACTTTAGAAGGCACACTTTCCATTTAGTGCAATTGATTAAGAGCTCCAGCAAAGGCCACTGGTGCTACATGACCACACTACGGCAGCTGCAGGCACTGACATGTacacatgctgctgctgctgctgctcctaggGACACTTCATTCACTTTGGATGTCATCTCAGACTTACTGAGGAGTTTTAAAGGAAGAgtcgcagtattttttttttatttattgttgcgtttttttgtcaATCTGTCAATCTGGGGCTGTTAGTTGATGACATGATGACTGCCAAAGCTGTAGAGAAAATCCCAGTGACTATTGGGGGATTTGTGCATCAGATGCCAGAGGCGATTTACCCTGTGGATGAGTCTTCTTTACCCACCTCTGTTACTATCTTCCCTAATGTTGACATGGGAGGACCATTTGAGCAGATGGGCAGTGTGAATGGAGGTAAGAACAGCACCCTCATCATCCTCACTATATGCCTTGTTTGCTGGAGAGAAGGACAGGATGCTCAGGGTATCTTGTCAGGGTGCAATGTTAGTATATCTGATCTTATATTAGTGCAATGTTAGTATATCTCATCTTATATTAGTGCATTATTAGCATATCTGATCTTATAATGTATCATTGTATAGTGCAATATTAATATAGTGATTGATCTTATAGTGCAATATTAGTATATGAGCTCTTATAATAGTGTAATAATCATATCTGATCTTATAATGCATCATATAGTGGCATATTAACATAGCGATTGATCTtataatagtgtaatattattATATCTGATCATATAATAGTGCAATATTAGTATATCTGATTTTATAATAGTACAATATCTGCCCTTATAATAGTGCAATATTAGTATATCTGCCCTTATAATAGTGCAATATTAGCATATCTGCTCTTGCAATGGCTCAGTGCACTATATCTGTTCAtcttataatgtcccacagtgtagTATTATCATATCTGCTCCTGCCATGTAACATAGTACAATATTAGTGTATCTGTTGATCCTTATATCAGTGCAATGTTATATCAGATCTTGCAATGGGCTATCATACATTAGTATAAAAAGTTGACCTTATATCACAGATCAATATTAGTCTATCTGTACTCTTAATACGTAACATATAGGAGAATATTCTAGGTGCTGGTATTGCTATGTAACACTGTAGATGTGAATATTTGGGCTGTTTGATGCCTTGAAGGTATAGAGGAATGGCTGCTGTATATAATGTGATAATGAGTTCAGGGAGTTCATGGACCTACATCTGCTGCTAAGGAacaggttatataatatatggagtggctactatctgtatatagagaatgAGAGGTTGGTTTATGAATGTCCATCACATAGGAATTGTATCTTTGGCAtctcttatatattatatgcgACTACTGTATACTTTGAACTTAGAGTAACTATAGATCAATTTCCATTCCATAGGATTTGTACTATATATATGGCATCTATTATACAATGTTAGATTAGATGTGACTACTGCACACTTATGACTTTTATAGAGTAACTATAGATCACTTTCCACTCCATAGGAttggtactgtatatatgtcctctattatatatgtgacTAGTGCCTTTCTAGATGACTTTTCATTATATTCATATGTGATTTTCTTACTTTTAGATGGAATGATCAGTGTGGACATGAATGGTGACAAGAggtccctggatctgccctactCCAGCAGTTACCCCCCTGCTCCTCGCAACCAGACTTTCACCTATATGGGCAAGTTCTCCATTGACCCCCAGTACCCAGGGGCTAGCTGGAACCCAGAGGGCTTCTTTAATATCGTCAGTGCTGGGATCCTGGGAGTGACCCAATCTTCCTCATCCTCCACCACCTCTTCCAACGCCTCGTCCTGCTCCCCCAATCCTCTGAGCTGCAGTATGGCCCACAGCCAGAATGACCTGGAGCACATGTACTCCCCCCCTCCATACTCCAGCTGTGCTGAGATTCCAGTCTACCAGGACAGCTCTGCTTTCCTCAGCACCTCCACTGGCACCTCTCTCTCATACCCTCCCCCTTCGTACCCTTCCCCTAAACCAGCTTCGGATGGCACCATCTTCAACATGATCCCGGAGTACCCACCCCTCTTCCCAAACCCATGCCAAAGAGATCTGCACCCCATGACAGACCGCAAGCCATTCccatgccccctggactccatcAGAGTGCCCcctcctctcactcccctcaccCCTCTGTCCACCATCCGAAATTTCTCCCTAGGAGGCACCACCAATGAGACGTCCCGACTACCCAGCGCTTACAGCCCCCCAAATCTTCCTCTACGACCCATCCTCAGACCCAGGAAGTACCCCAACCGCCCAAGCAAGACTCCAGTGCATGAGAGACCCTACCCCTGCCCGGCTGAAGGATGCGACCGCCGCTTCTCCAGATCTGATGAACTGACCAGGCACATTCGCATTCACACTGGCCACAAGCCGTTCCAGTGTCGCATCTGCATGAGAAACTTTAGCCGCAGCGACCACTTGACCACGCACATCCGCacccacacgggggagaagcctttCGCCTGCGATTACTGTGGCAGAAAGTTTGCCCGCAGCGACGAGCGCAAGCGACACACCAAGATCCACCTGCGACAGAAGGAGAGAAAGAGCTCGGCCAGCGGAGCCAGCGCGACACCTAGCGGCAGCACGGGGAATGAGCGCTCCCTCAGCCTCAGCCCTTGCTCTGCAGCTTCCTCCAGCAGCGCTCAGATGGGACTGTGTCCTAATAGGACCTCATAGAAGCCAAGAGACAGTAGTGAGGGATTAATATGACTGCCATTCCAGGGCCAGCACCACTAGGCAAAGAGACTGCACCATGCTGGCCCCGGTACTGCCTAGAGACTTGTCATTACATGGGAGGCAGTGACTGAATGTCTTGTGGAGTGTCCTATGTTACATCACAGTATTCTGTCCTTTACAGCACTGATCCTATAGGATACTGCTAATAGCCACATATATACAGGGAGGGCTCCCAGTGTGTATAGACTAGCACTACAGTACATAAGTCAGGGACCTAGTCTATACAGAACAGTACCGCGCCAATGTGAACAGCGATAACTAGTGACAAATAATCAAATTATAGATAGGAGTTGGGTAGAAAATTGGATTTTCTATGAGCTTGAATGAGACGGCGCCATTTCTTTATGGTATGTGGTAAAAAGACATTTCCAAAATCCAAAATAGGACATTTCCAAaatcctaacagcacacagggctgAAATGCTGCAGAACTTCAGCTGCGGAaagtctgcagcattttacagtagcaAAAGAGTGGGTGAGATATTAAGAAATATCATCCATACTGCAGGAAAGTGTGCACAGAACAAGGGCAAAGATTAACCCATGTGCAGGTGTTACGGCCAGGGCTAGGCTGTGATCTTGGCCACGACTAGGTTGCCCTGTGATTCCTTCACTAATATTAGTAAATGGCATCACATTGTGACTCTTcatctagaacaggggtcagcaaccttctgctctccaactgctgtgaaactacaactcccaacatgctccattcacttccatggaagttcctagaacagcagagcaagtatgcatactgggagttgtagttttacaacagctggagtgctgaaggttccctacccctgatctagaagaTGGGAGTCATAGCCAAGACCAAGGGTGTTCCCATGCTCCGTTCCGACAGGACCTGCTTTATATATATTGCATAGACTTtgttcatgtgcatggagccttgcCATGTCCAATACATGCTGTGGCACTATTATGGTGCAGCACTTCAGTCCTGTGTGGACATACCTGCTTTGTTAGCACATACCGAGTAAAGCAATGACGTGTCATAGAAGGTTCAGCCTTACCCTATACACTTTGGTACAAGTCCTACTAACTGCATATAgtttcctgtgtgaattttttgatctgACACTTCCTGCTTCAGGAAAGGAGTGACTTGGCGACTTTGAAAGGTGTCCCGTTATTGGGCGACACCTGAAGTCGCCATATACCTGTGCACTTTATCCTCATCATGACTGCTCGGGGCAGGCGGTGTGATATGAAGGGGTACGTTTGCATCTCCTAGCCCTAATGTGttttacaattattttttttttaatgttattttaatTCTTTAGTACCTGACGTTTTAACCAATACAGTGTGATTAACACAAGTGCAATCTAAAAGATGCCAAAAGATTTGGCACCTctatctttgtttctttcttttttttgcagatttgacAAAACTTTGGATGAATATTGTTTATTCATTGTGTCCGTGTATTAAGTACACTGAGACTGTATTGTGGATCTGCCCTGTTTTTACAGAGCTCCGGCCCTTCTAGGTACAGTTTGTGATTTGTGTAAGAGAGGATAATTTATTTAATGTATGTAAATACAGACTGTATGTTAGAAAGCATGCAATTGTCTTCAACAGTGTTCTTGGTGCCTTGTGTAATGTGGACCAGTGTCCCTCCATGTCTGCATGTATATATAGGTTGCCTTATCAATGAGAAATATGGTCCCACACCACTCATAGAGCTGTATATAACTGCCGGTTAATATTTGGGAATTTTTCTAGAATCTATATTTTTGTACGCACTGTTTTGTGACTCAAAAGTGTTAACTTTGTAGTACAGATTTTCAAGATGTACAGGCAGATCATACTACTGTCGGGCCTGGACTAGGTACACATAACTCAAAGACTTTTACAGATAGTGttaactttattaaaaaaaaatatataaaacccaGCCGCTAACTGGAAATTAAAGATGGAGATGTACTCAGAGGGTGACTGTAAATAAACACTTTTCAAATATACAGAGGTCTGAGTGTTCACGTATTTATGATACTCCTACAAAGGTATCGAAGAAGGTGGACGGGCAATCCCTACACACTACTCCATACTCATTTCGGTCACTTTCTACTTGGAAAAGTGTCACAAAATAATGCCAGGTCAGTCAGGCAAGGCAGGCACCAAAATGATGAATCTGGCACATACTGCACTAGGGGGAAAGACTGGCTCtttttagggtatattcacatgggacTACACATACGGCATTATATCTATAATAAAAGCTGCACTGTAAGCCCAAGAACATGTTCCTTTCATGAAACAGTCCATGTGTGGCTCATATTCCCCTAGCTGAATACGGCTGTGTGAAATGCAGCTCACTGTATCATAGTTACTCTACGTTCACACCagcatgcaggtttctgttttttggatccgcttggagacctgaaaaatggaaagccaatctgcttaaaaaatggttaTCCTCAGAAAGCCGCGGACCCCACAGATTATAATAGGGTGTgtcgggtttctgcccaaaaaatgcagagagaaaatcccTGCTTTGCAGGACTTGTTTTTCTACTGTACATTTCTCAAGCAgaaaggggaacagaatccctgcaCGGGAGACTgatcgctagtgtgaacctagcctcatttATTATGCAGTAAAGTGACATAATGCTGagttcaaactgagttttttggactggattttgacgtggattccacctctaaaaaaagcctcccattgacttcaatgggagacatgcacttttttccactagtgttttctttttccccgctagcggagaaaaaagcgagctgccctatcttgacacggattccgcagctgaatctgctacagcaggggtagggaaccttcggctctccagctgctgtgaaactacaactcccaacatgctccattcacttccatgggagttcccagaacagcagagccagtatgcatgctgggagttgtagttttgcaacagctggagagccgtacgttccctacccctgtgctacaGCGTCTGAggcacaagactccctcctgactaggcccattcatttgggcctaatccagtgcactgcactgcactggcatccagttgtagCTAGCTGcatgaggcgttttttttagGCAGATTCCGAGGTGGCTTCCATGTTAaagtccggtccaaaaaactccttgtgaactcaGCATAAACCAGCGAGTTCAGTATTATAAAGTACTTTTGTAGCTTTCTATGATACAGCGACATCCATATCATACAGCGATGGTCAGTCCGGGAAATATGGCCGGTGCGTGGACTGTATTTCCCAGAAggaacatggttgtgtgcatacgGACTTGTAGTGTAAAGGATGAAATCTGTGTCACAGGTCAGTATACGCTGCAGATTTTTCACACAGCATGAGATGAAAATTGTTGAAATTTCATAGACTTTGCTTCTACTGTGTAAGGCCAAATGCACACGACTTTGTGCATGTACCCGGTCTGTCATAGAATGGCATCCGTGTGCTGTTGGTGCCTCCACAGACTCATTTACTTCATCTAGCAAACCCCGCTGGGTATAGCACCCGTTCTGAGTTTGCCCCAAGCTCACTGCTGCATATACAGGCGCATGATAATACAtaggtgtgtatggggccatagagacaaatgggtcagtgtgctagttgTGGAAAACATGGCTGACAAAGTGCACGGTTGTGATCATACAGCCAAAATGCTGTAAATTTTCCACCAGTGGTGGAAAATCTGTAGAATATACATCCCAGGTAGGTATCTCTTTTATAGCCGCTTGTCCCAGCTCTTCTGACGAAAACCCAACACCATAGTATACTAAAATAACTATAGGGTGAATTTACATAGTTCCTCATCGTGTGATTGAAAGTGATCCACTGTATTGTATGTTATGCAAAatgagtaagggagccttcacacagagtttacgctccgctcagacacaaacacgtgtcaaagtgactgctgtaaaacacaatcccatagacttcaatgtgtgccggtcttgtgtgtgctacacattgaaatcaatgggtttaacagcctcccattgatttcaatgtgtagggcGTGTAAgaacggcacacattgaagtctatgggattgtgttttacagcggtcactttgac
It contains:
- the EGR2 gene encoding E3 SUMO-protein ligase EGR2; the encoded protein is MMTAKAVEKIPVTIGGFVHQMPEAIYPVDESSLPTSVTIFPNVDMGGPFEQMGSVNGDGMISVDMNGDKRSLDLPYSSSYPPAPRNQTFTYMGKFSIDPQYPGASWNPEGFFNIVSAGILGVTQSSSSSTTSSNASSCSPNPLSCSMAHSQNDLEHMYSPPPYSSCAEIPVYQDSSAFLSTSTGTSLSYPPPSYPSPKPASDGTIFNMIPEYPPLFPNPCQRDLHPMTDRKPFPCPLDSIRVPPPLTPLTPLSTIRNFSLGGTTNETSRLPSAYSPPNLPLRPILRPRKYPNRPSKTPVHERPYPCPAEGCDRRFSRSDELTRHIRIHTGHKPFQCRICMRNFSRSDHLTTHIRTHTGEKPFACDYCGRKFARSDERKRHTKIHLRQKERKSSASGASATPSGSTGNERSLSLSPCSAASSSSAQMGLCPNRTS